One window of Atribacter laminatus genomic DNA carries:
- a CDS encoding transposase, giving the protein MYHVISRGNNREHILKESSDKQYFIDHVKEFKNPFGLKIFGYVLMDNHYHFLLQTTNKPLHTIMHQLNNRYSKYFNKKYLRSGHVFEGRYKQY; this is encoded by the coding sequence ATGTATCACGTCATTTCTCGGGGAAATAATCGGGAGCATATTTTGAAGGAGTCATCCGATAAGCAATATTTTATTGATCATGTAAAAGAATTCAAAAATCCATTTGGTTTAAAAATTTTTGGTTATGTCTTGATGGATAATCATTACCATTTCCTCTTACAAACAACCAATAAACCCCTTCACACAATCATGCATCAGCTGAATAACAGGTATAGCAAATATTTTAATAAGAAATATTTAAGATCCGGACATGTCTTTGAAGGGAGATATAAGCAATATTAG
- the lysA gene encoding diaminopimelate decarboxylase: protein MLGNKAFNQKNHLEIAGCDIVQLAEEFGTPLYVYDEALLRSNIKDYQKRLKELHPDSTIAYAGKAFLCSAMCRLLDQESMWLDVVSGGEYYVARESGFPTERLLFHGNNKSPQERELVLKNGIGRWVIDSEWELALLSKEAKNYLHGKLPVFFRITPGIDPHTHAYITTGKVDSKFGLTLVDGIAQRVIRQALSYENLDVKGLHCHIGSQIDSLEPFINTIKAMVRFMDSFKEQNNFVFSELDLGGGLGVPYLEEQKGKFPSVQEYVEAIAKTLQEECEKYQYPLPKLFIEPGRSIVNNAGNTVYTVGTIKEIPGIKKYIAVDGGMTDNPRPILYDARYQAIIANRVNQGSPEMVSVVGKCCESGDVVIQQTETISVQNGDILVVEGTGAYNYSMASNYNLIPRPGVVFIRDEKPYLVVRHEGWYDLVRRDILPEYLIEKGE from the coding sequence ATGCTTGGAAATAAAGCCTTTAATCAAAAAAACCATCTGGAAATAGCTGGGTGTGATATTGTCCAATTAGCAGAAGAGTTTGGAACTCCTCTCTATGTATACGATGAAGCGCTGTTGCGTTCCAATATCAAAGACTATCAAAAACGACTGAAGGAATTACACCCGGATAGTACTATTGCTTATGCCGGCAAAGCCTTTCTTTGCTCGGCCATGTGTCGTCTTCTCGATCAAGAATCGATGTGGTTGGATGTTGTTTCGGGTGGCGAGTATTATGTTGCCCGTGAAAGTGGATTTCCCACCGAACGATTATTGTTTCATGGCAACAACAAGAGCCCACAAGAACGAGAATTGGTTTTAAAAAATGGAATAGGACGATGGGTTATTGACAGCGAATGGGAGCTTGCTCTTCTCAGTAAAGAAGCCAAAAATTACCTCCATGGAAAGTTACCGGTGTTTTTCCGGATTACTCCTGGTATAGATCCTCATACTCATGCCTATATTACCACCGGCAAAGTAGATAGTAAATTTGGATTAACCTTGGTAGATGGAATCGCTCAAAGGGTGATTCGACAAGCGTTAAGCTATGAAAATCTTGATGTAAAAGGGCTTCATTGCCATATCGGTTCGCAAATCGATTCCTTGGAACCTTTCATCAACACCATTAAAGCCATGGTTCGGTTTATGGACAGTTTTAAAGAGCAAAATAACTTTGTATTTTCCGAGTTAGACTTGGGTGGCGGTTTGGGGGTCCCCTATCTGGAAGAACAAAAGGGGAAATTTCCTTCAGTTCAAGAATATGTTGAAGCGATCGCTAAAACTCTCCAAGAAGAATGTGAAAAATATCAATATCCACTTCCCAAACTATTTATTGAACCAGGCCGTTCGATTGTGAACAATGCCGGAAATACTGTCTATACCGTCGGAACGATCAAGGAGATTCCTGGAATTAAAAAATATATCGCTGTTGACGGTGGAATGACTGATAATCCCCGACCAATACTTTATGATGCTCGTTATCAGGCAATCATAGCCAACCGAGTCAATCAGGGATCTCCTGAAATGGTTTCAGTGGTTGGGAAATGCTGTGAGTCGGGTGATGTTGTTATTCAGCAAACGGAAACCATTTCAGTCCAAAACGGCGATATCTTGGTGGTCGAAGGAACCGGTGCTTATAATTATTCCATGGCTTCAAACTATAATCTCATCCCCCGACCGGGAGTCGTGTTTATTCGAGACGAAAAGCCGTATTTGGTCGTTCGTCATGAAGGCTGGTATGATTTAGTTCGTAGAGATATCCTTCCCGAGTATCTTATCGAAAAGGGAGAATGA
- a CDS encoding toxin-antitoxin system TumE family protein: MLKKLNFIEKSKIVKSYEILDFKQGKDFYYIKIKLVFTDESEFYVREFISEKDYLYSYHWQNKDGKLRIRWDNVPHHKDMKTFPHHKHSPKLEESTEIGFEEIMLFIEEKMKKE, encoded by the coding sequence ATGCTCAAGAAGTTAAACTTTATTGAAAAAAGTAAGATTGTAAAATCATATGAAATACTCGATTTTAAGCAAGGGAAGGATTTTTATTATATAAAGATAAAACTCGTTTTTACCGATGAAAGCGAGTTTTATGTTAGAGAATTTATTTCTGAGAAAGATTATCTCTATTCATACCATTGGCAAAATAAAGATGGAAAGTTAAGAATTCGATGGGATAATGTTCCTCATCATAAAGATATGAAGACTTTCCCTCATCATAAGCATTCTCCAAAACTAGAAGAAAGTACCGAAATAGGTTTTGAAGAAATCATGCTATTTATTGAAGAAAAAATGAAAAAAGAATAA
- a CDS encoding type II toxin-antitoxin system HicA family toxin: MTNFKPSEIIRILEKKGFVLHRTRGSHHIYYHPESKRRVVVPLHTKDLPKGTFYTILKQAGIHKEDLENL; encoded by the coding sequence GTGACAAATTTTAAACCTTCGGAAATCATAAGAATCCTTGAGAAAAAAGGATTCGTCCTCCATCGAACAAGAGGAAGTCATCATATCTACTATCATCCAGAGTCAAAAAGAAGAGTTGTGGTTCCCTTGCATACCAAAGACCTACCTAAGGGTACCTTTTACACCATTCTAAAGCAGGCAGGTATTCACAAAGAAGATTTAGAAAATCTTTGA
- the dapG gene encoding aspartate kinase, translated as MKIIVQKFGGTSVHTPELREKAALKLKEAYEEGYSPVAVVSAMGRAGAPYATDTLISLAKNEYEHLDSRNLDILMSTGEIISAVIMTQTLRKLGLKAVVVTGWQAGIITDDRFGDATIKRVDTKKILSYLEKGYIVVVAGFQGASEDGEITTLGRGGSDTSAVILGLALEAEYVDIFTDVIGVMTADPRIVPEAHILEGLTYTEAAEIIQQGAKVIHDKAMNIAREYRVPLRVRSLNDEGKGTLICDIRSMSKEGLRLFSQDRTVYSIAFRKGLAQFRVKLNGKKEDNLLMFQLLANKGISIDLINLFPDIVAFVVEEGKALRVKEILEKEGFELTLIYPCAKISLVGSGMADRPGVVADMVEALRESKIEILQTSDSHVTISCLVHAADMEKAIQVLHRKFQLEDIC; from the coding sequence ATGAAAATTATTGTCCAAAAATTTGGTGGAACGTCGGTTCACACTCCCGAGTTACGAGAAAAGGCTGCTTTGAAGTTAAAAGAAGCTTATGAAGAAGGATATTCACCGGTAGCAGTGGTTTCGGCGATGGGTCGAGCTGGGGCACCCTACGCTACTGACACTCTGATTTCTTTAGCCAAAAATGAATACGAACACTTAGATTCAAGAAATTTAGACATATTGATGTCAACTGGAGAAATTATTTCTGCGGTGATTATGACCCAAACTCTCAGGAAATTAGGTTTAAAAGCGGTTGTAGTAACCGGTTGGCAAGCTGGAATTATAACTGACGATCGTTTTGGAGATGCTACCATTAAACGGGTGGATACCAAAAAAATACTGAGTTACCTGGAAAAAGGATATATTGTTGTGGTAGCGGGATTTCAGGGGGCATCTGAAGATGGAGAAATTACGACTTTAGGTCGAGGAGGAAGCGATACCTCAGCTGTTATTTTGGGGCTGGCTCTCGAAGCTGAATATGTTGATATTTTTACCGATGTTATTGGAGTAATGACCGCTGATCCTCGCATTGTTCCCGAAGCCCATATTTTAGAGGGGCTAACTTATACTGAAGCTGCTGAAATCATTCAACAGGGAGCAAAAGTAATCCACGATAAAGCCATGAATATTGCTCGAGAATATCGTGTCCCGCTTCGGGTCCGGAGTTTAAATGACGAAGGGAAAGGGACCTTAATCTGTGATATCCGTTCTATGTCGAAAGAGGGATTGCGATTGTTTTCTCAGGATAGAACGGTTTATAGCATAGCCTTTCGAAAAGGATTGGCACAGTTTCGAGTAAAGCTTAATGGAAAAAAAGAGGATAATTTATTGATGTTTCAGCTCTTAGCCAACAAGGGAATCAGTATCGACCTCATCAATCTTTTTCCTGATATCGTAGCCTTTGTCGTTGAAGAGGGGAAAGCCTTAAGGGTCAAGGAAATATTGGAGAAAGAAGGTTTTGAGCTTACTCTCATTTATCCCTGTGCAAAAATTTCATTGGTTGGTTCAGGAATGGCCGATCGTCCAGGAGTCGTGGCAGATATGGTTGAGGCTCTAAGAGAATCCAAAATTGAAATCCTCCAAACCAGTGATTCCCATGTGACTATTTCTTGTCTGGTTCACGCTGCCGACATGGAAAAAGCGATTCAAGTTCTTCATCGAAAATTTCAACTGGAAGATATTTGTTAG
- a CDS encoding type II toxin-antitoxin system Phd/YefM family antitoxin codes for MKVINMREAKSKLSSLIKSKETIIVTMRNKPVARIEALSPIEASLLQAQEALRNTGISDEDALEILEKVRQKIYASPD; via the coding sequence ATGAAAGTTATAAATATGAGGGAAGCAAAAAGTAAGCTTTCTTCCCTGATCAAATCAAAAGAAACAATCATTGTTACGATGCGAAATAAACCAGTAGCCAGAATTGAAGCGCTCAGCCCAATTGAAGCCTCTCTTTTACAAGCTCAAGAAGCTTTGAGGAATACCGGTATTTCAGATGAAGATGCCCTGGAGATTTTAGAGAAAGTTCGCCAAAAAATTTATGCTTCGCCGGATTAA
- a CDS encoding transposase produces MYHVISRGNNREHILKESSDKQYFIDQVKEFKNPFGLKIFGYVLMDNHYHFLLQTTNKPLHTIMHQLNNRYSKYFNKKYLRSGHVFEGRYKAILVLDERYLLKT; encoded by the coding sequence ATGTATCACGTCATTTCTCGGGGAAATAATCGGGAGCATATTTTGAAGGAGTCATCCGATAAGCAATATTTTATTGATCAGGTAAAAGAATTCAAAAATCCATTTGGTTTAAAAATTTTTGGTTATGTCTTGATGGATAATCATTACCATTTCCTCTTACAAACAACCAATAAACCCCTTCACACAATCATGCATCAGCTGAATAACAGGTATAGCAAATATTTTAATAAGAAATATTTAAGATCCGGACATGTCTTTGAAGGGAGATATAAAGCAATATTAGTCCTGGATGAGCGATATCTTTTGAAAACTTAA
- a CDS encoding InlB B-repeat-containing protein, whose amino-acid sequence MNRKKLWFLVLTTIVLASLVSGCIGGGQFGAPSTDSSVTIKGVVVAPDNNCFTDTCANPSIIEGDPLPNADIILKGDTHTLTGKTDCAGNYQISGLADDGYVLYANRGEVWVKKAISPVTGDGGEANYLTTAQVILWEVIESSSPGSIPIKDIPTVIPFDGIPQNFIDAVKAALADCRDAQQDKTVIGLAKEIAIANFGAPSYCVVPDSSPQTFPSPAPQPSPDCPIPTAKIGVPQSVEGSDGEFKFDASGSIAGGDDLTITNYKWDFGDGVTLETTEPIVQHQYSETGTYQVTLVVVNSCGSSSASVGVSVTYQKTITYTLTTNVSPKGSGTVSGAGIYSAGSSAEVTATPAAGYKFDHWEGDLTGNTNPDSITMNSNKSVTAVFVPVNYTLTITIVGEGSVTKEPLVFKRSKKAKGPDVSTWPAGTIVQLAANPANGWSFAGWSEDLTGANNPENITMNSNKRVTVTFNENATYNVFYDANGGTGAPTDPSSPYFAGVTVTVVSGDPTRDNYTFAGWLYNGTTYTAGQTFQMPANNVTLVAQWTQDNQYTVTYDANGGTGAPTDPSSPYFAGVTVTVVSGDPTRDNYTFAGWLYNGTTYTAGQTFQMPANNVTLVAQWTENVCTPADITGFTVTSECSCPEYQSRCVDCENCKECTITISNVSATGTEPIQYNYGYKKAGSSDYSMSGWTTVNGYTFTDIEECNSRTYDVIVKVKSDCSTSDFDDSLTKPITLDGGQCEKCCKFDFFSGGGNQKAKWDFGWDLSSRVKVQFQIKNVCQHERINLKVEVYKKVKHGNWVLHGTDNTTFTNMEPNSGGNITRNSEWESTTITGWELGYSYEIKFTITEAQGYCSGYSQTVERDF is encoded by the coding sequence GTGAATAGAAAAAAACTATGGTTTTTGGTCTTAACAACAATTGTGTTAGCGTCTTTAGTCAGTGGCTGTATCGGTGGTGGCCAATTCGGAGCTCCATCAACTGACAGCTCAGTCACCATCAAAGGAGTGGTGGTGGCCCCTGATAATAACTGCTTTACCGATACCTGTGCTAACCCATCGATCATTGAAGGAGACCCTCTCCCCAATGCCGATATCATATTAAAAGGAGATACTCATACCCTCACCGGGAAAACTGACTGTGCTGGTAACTACCAGATCTCAGGTCTTGCTGATGATGGGTACGTTCTTTATGCCAACCGTGGTGAGGTTTGGGTTAAAAAAGCCATCTCCCCAGTCACTGGTGATGGAGGAGAAGCCAATTACCTTACCACTGCCCAGGTGATTCTCTGGGAAGTGATTGAAAGTTCATCTCCTGGTTCGATTCCGATCAAAGACATTCCAACAGTTATTCCTTTTGATGGTATTCCACAAAATTTCATCGATGCTGTCAAAGCTGCTTTGGCTGATTGCCGAGATGCTCAACAAGATAAAACGGTCATTGGTCTTGCTAAAGAAATTGCAATTGCCAATTTCGGTGCTCCTAGTTATTGCGTGGTGCCAGATTCATCACCACAAACTTTTCCATCTCCAGCACCACAGCCTTCACCGGATTGTCCTATTCCAACTGCTAAAATCGGAGTGCCTCAATCAGTGGAAGGAAGTGATGGCGAATTTAAATTCGATGCCAGTGGTTCAATAGCAGGTGGAGATGACTTGACTATTACCAATTATAAATGGGATTTTGGTGATGGAGTAACTTTAGAAACCACAGAACCAATAGTTCAACATCAGTATTCAGAAACTGGCACTTACCAGGTAACTTTAGTTGTAGTCAATTCATGTGGATCGTCTTCTGCTTCAGTAGGAGTAAGTGTTACTTATCAGAAAACGATAACTTATACTCTTACTACCAATGTTTCTCCCAAAGGGAGCGGAACAGTTTCTGGAGCTGGGATTTATAGTGCAGGTTCATCGGCTGAAGTCACTGCCACTCCAGCAGCTGGTTATAAGTTCGATCACTGGGAGGGTGACCTTACTGGAAACACCAATCCTGATTCTATCACCATGAATAGTAATAAATCAGTAACTGCAGTGTTCGTCCCGGTTAACTATACCCTTACGATTACTATTGTAGGAGAAGGATCGGTTACCAAAGAGCCTCTTGTATTTAAAAGATCAAAAAAAGCTAAAGGCCCTGATGTTTCTACTTGGCCGGCAGGGACGATTGTCCAACTTGCTGCAAATCCAGCAAACGGTTGGAGTTTTGCAGGTTGGAGTGAAGACCTAACTGGTGCAAATAATCCAGAGAATATAACTATGAATAGCAACAAGAGGGTAACGGTAACTTTTAACGAAAATGCCACCTACAACGTGTTCTACGATGCCAACGGTGGAACCGGTGCTCCAACTGATCCCAGCTCTCCCTACTTTGCTGGAGTGACAGTAACCGTTGTTTCTGGTGATCCAACCAGAGATAATTACACCTTTGCTGGTTGGTTATACAATGGGACCACCTATACTGCTGGACAGACCTTCCAGATGCCAGCAAACAACGTGACCTTGGTTGCTCAGTGGACCCAAGACAACCAGTACACTGTCACCTACGATGCCAACGGTGGAACCGGTGCTCCAACTGATCCCAGCTCTCCCTACTTTGCTGGAGTGACAGTAACCGTTGTTTCTGGTGATCCAACCAGAGATAATTACACCTTTGCTGGTTGGTTATACAATGGGACCACCTATACTGCTGGACAGACCTTCCAGATGCCAGCAAACAACGTGACCTTGGTTGCTCAGTGGACCGAAAATGTTTGCACTCCAGCAGATATTACTGGTTTTACAGTAACAAGTGAATGTAGTTGCCCTGAATATCAATCGAGATGTGTGGACTGTGAGAATTGCAAAGAATGTACAATAACTATAAGCAATGTTAGTGCGACAGGAACCGAACCTATTCAATACAATTATGGATACAAAAAAGCTGGATCAAGCGATTATTCTATGTCTGGATGGACAACAGTTAATGGTTATACATTTACTGATATCGAAGAATGTAATTCAAGAACATATGATGTCATTGTTAAAGTAAAAAGTGATTGTAGTACCAGCGACTTTGATGATTCCTTGACGAAGCCAATAACTCTAGATGGAGGTCAATGTGAAAAATGTTGCAAATTTGATTTCTTTTCGGGTGGCGGAAATCAAAAAGCTAAATGGGATTTTGGTTGGGATTTGAGTAGTAGAGTAAAAGTACAATTTCAAATAAAAAACGTATGTCAACATGAAAGAATTAATCTTAAAGTTGAAGTATATAAAAAAGTAAAACACGGAAATTGGGTTTTACATGGAACCGATAACACGACATTCACAAATATGGAGCCTAATTCTGGAGGAAATATTACTAGAAACTCAGAGTGGGAATCAACTACTATAACAGGATGGGAGCTTGGTTATTCATATGAGATTAAGTTTACAATTACCGAGGCTCAGGGTTATTGCAGTGGTTATTCACAAACAGTAGAAAGGGATTTTTAG
- the dapB gene encoding 4-hydroxy-tetrahydrodipicolinate reductase, whose amino-acid sequence MKKIRVMITGIAGKMGQELVRTVAQQKDMLLVAGCDISQVGKDAGEMCGIDAIGVIIEMDLGVTLREVRPDVVCDFTYGEALRKNLPLYLENRVNMVIGTTGLTPEELKKLEDECQQREIGCLVAPNFAIGAVLMMQFAQKASQYMERAEIIEFHHPQKKDAPSGTAIKTAEGIIEAKDRAYEEKSFELLPGSRGGRLGTVNIHSVRLSGFVASQEVIFGGEGQTLTIRHDSLSRVSFMPGVLLAIRKIAKNKHFYYGLDKIMKL is encoded by the coding sequence ATGAAAAAAATTCGAGTAATGATTACTGGGATAGCGGGAAAAATGGGCCAAGAGTTAGTGCGAACTGTTGCCCAGCAAAAAGATATGCTGCTGGTTGCTGGCTGTGATATTTCCCAGGTTGGTAAAGACGCTGGAGAGATGTGTGGCATTGATGCGATCGGGGTTATTATAGAAATGGATTTAGGAGTTACCTTACGAGAAGTAAGACCTGATGTCGTTTGTGATTTTACTTATGGTGAGGCGTTAAGGAAGAATCTACCATTATATCTTGAGAATAGAGTGAATATGGTTATTGGAACGACTGGTCTTACTCCAGAAGAGCTCAAAAAATTGGAAGATGAATGTCAGCAGAGAGAAATTGGTTGTTTAGTAGCCCCCAATTTTGCTATTGGTGCAGTGCTTATGATGCAATTTGCTCAAAAAGCTTCTCAATATATGGAAAGAGCCGAGATTATCGAGTTTCACCATCCCCAAAAAAAAGATGCACCCTCCGGGACAGCAATTAAAACCGCTGAAGGGATTATTGAGGCAAAAGATCGAGCCTATGAAGAGAAGAGCTTTGAATTACTTCCAGGCTCACGAGGCGGACGTTTAGGCACAGTTAACATCCATAGTGTCCGCCTGTCAGGTTTTGTGGCTTCCCAGGAGGTCATATTTGGGGGTGAAGGTCAGACGCTTACCATCCGCCATGATTCATTAAGTCGTGTTTCCTTTATGCCCGGAGTTCTCTTGGCAATCCGAAAAATTGCAAAGAATAAGCATTTTTATTATGGTTTAGATAAAATAATGAAATTGTAA
- a CDS encoding putative toxin-antitoxin system toxin component, PIN family — MLRRIKVVIEANVIISSLIGGGIPSNALFLALSIGSVYRPPEMEKELFAFLEEIEKQASKKGTFFSEKQRRFVEKFFTDFIKETKPHRPSQIQNFSRDKADNVYIAVALETKAQFLITGDKDLLILKKQFETLKIVNPREFVNLMANSKIKR, encoded by the coding sequence ATGCTTCGCCGGATTAAAGTAGTAATCGAGGCCAATGTTATCATATCAAGCTTAATTGGTGGTGGAATTCCATCCAACGCTCTTTTTCTCGCTCTTAGCATTGGTTCTGTATACCGACCACCCGAGATGGAAAAAGAGCTGTTTGCCTTTTTAGAAGAAATTGAGAAACAGGCTTCTAAGAAGGGCACCTTTTTTAGTGAAAAACAAAGGAGATTTGTTGAAAAGTTCTTCACTGATTTTATAAAAGAGACCAAGCCTCACCGCCCTTCACAAATTCAGAACTTTTCCCGTGACAAGGCTGATAATGTCTATATTGCGGTTGCGTTGGAAACGAAAGCTCAATTTTTGATAACAGGAGATAAAGATTTGCTCATTTTGAAAAAACAGTTCGAAACCTTAAAAATTGTAAACCCCCGAGAGTTTGTCAATTTAATGGCAAATAGTAAAATCAAACGCTAA
- a CDS encoding type II toxin-antitoxin system HicB family antitoxin: MRVLNYRVLLRKEKEGGFTVIVTSLPGCVTYGETLEEALAMAREAIELYLDSLIAEGEEIPTDETTLEYTLSLQREDL; encoded by the coding sequence ATGAGAGTGTTGAATTATCGAGTTCTGTTACGAAAGGAAAAAGAAGGAGGGTTTACAGTGATTGTAACTTCCCTCCCTGGATGCGTTACCTATGGGGAAACCCTTGAAGAAGCTCTTGCGATGGCAAGGGAAGCCATTGAACTCTACCTCGATAGTCTTATAGCTGAAGGAGAAGAAATACCCACTGATGAAACAACTCTGGAGTATACTCTTAGTTTACAGAGAGAAGATTTATAA
- the dapF gene encoding diaminopimelate epimerase codes for MHLVKMHGLGNDFLIIEDHEAQKITSIKDFAISACDRHFGVGGDGVILILPSQKADIRMRIFNSDGSEAEMCGNGIRCLAKYAYERGLVPDPILTVETEAGIIIPEIILEDEKVKSIRVDMGQPRLESGEIPITLDKERIIQEPIEILGKAFYFTAVSMGNPHAVIFEIPDQWQTYGEAIEKHPLFPRKTNVEFVRCLSSNQAEVKVWERGAGPTLACGTGACAVLVAGALNQKLNRKAEIRLPGGSLTIEWSSKNQHVYMEGPAQEVFHAELSEEVYELWTLHRA; via the coding sequence ATGCATTTGGTTAAAATGCACGGGTTGGGGAACGATTTTTTAATTATTGAAGACCATGAAGCCCAAAAAATTACTTCAATCAAGGATTTTGCTATTTCTGCTTGTGACCGTCACTTCGGAGTTGGAGGAGATGGAGTGATACTCATTTTGCCCTCGCAAAAAGCTGATATCCGAATGAGGATATTTAATTCTGACGGGAGTGAGGCAGAGATGTGCGGTAATGGAATTCGCTGTCTTGCCAAATATGCCTATGAAAGAGGATTAGTTCCTGATCCGATTTTAACGGTTGAAACCGAAGCTGGGATCATAATTCCAGAAATTATTTTAGAAGATGAAAAGGTGAAGTCAATTCGAGTTGATATGGGACAACCTCGTCTTGAAAGTGGAGAAATTCCAATAACCCTTGATAAAGAGAGGATTATTCAAGAACCTATTGAGATTTTAGGAAAAGCCTTTTATTTTACTGCTGTGTCAATGGGAAATCCTCATGCAGTAATTTTCGAAATTCCTGATCAGTGGCAAACCTATGGGGAAGCCATTGAGAAACATCCCCTCTTTCCTCGTAAAACCAATGTAGAATTTGTTCGTTGTTTGTCTTCCAATCAAGCCGAAGTAAAAGTTTGGGAGCGAGGAGCAGGGCCGACTTTGGCCTGCGGAACCGGAGCGTGTGCAGTATTGGTAGCCGGAGCTCTCAATCAAAAATTAAACCGTAAAGCTGAAATTCGGCTGCCTGGCGGAAGCTTAACCATCGAATGGTCATCAAAGAACCAACATGTTTATATGGAAGGTCCAGCTCAAGAAGTGTTTCACGCAGAGTTGTCGGAGGAGGTTTATGAACTATGGACGTTGCATCGCGCATAA
- a CDS encoding LL-diaminopimelate aminotransferase, whose amino-acid sequence MDVASRIKKLPPYLFAEIEKKVEKIRNQGKEVIDLGIGDPDLPTPEFIIDRLCLEAKKADNHRYPSYRGLSAFRKAAASWYEKRFGVTLNPDREVVSLIGSKEGIAHFAWCIVDPGDIVLASDPGYPVYKTSTMLAGGIPLELPLLKKNQFLPDFTSFPDSVLKRTKLIFINYPNNPTGATVDHRFFREIVHLAHDYDFVIAHDLAYSEVSYDGYNAPSIFEVDGAREVAVEFHSLSKTFNMTGWRVGFAVGNEKLIEALGRVKTNIDSGIFNAIQWSGVEALGRTQEVLDWIHPIYTRRRNLVFEALQACGFEVEKPRASFYIWVPVPTGYTSMSFAEHLLERTGVVVTPGTGFGQYGEGYIRISLTSPEEILAKAMEKIQNEL is encoded by the coding sequence ATGGACGTTGCATCGCGCATAAAAAAATTACCCCCTTATCTTTTTGCCGAAATTGAAAAAAAGGTGGAAAAAATACGAAATCAGGGGAAAGAAGTGATCGACTTGGGAATTGGTGACCCTGATCTTCCCACTCCCGAATTCATTATAGATCGCTTGTGTTTAGAGGCTAAAAAAGCTGATAATCATCGTTATCCTTCTTATCGTGGTTTATCTGCCTTTCGAAAAGCTGCGGCAAGCTGGTATGAAAAACGATTTGGGGTCACTTTAAATCCCGATCGGGAAGTTGTTTCATTAATCGGTTCAAAGGAAGGGATTGCTCACTTTGCTTGGTGTATAGTCGATCCTGGTGATATCGTTTTGGCGAGCGATCCTGGATATCCGGTTTATAAAACCAGCACAATGTTAGCCGGTGGAATTCCCCTTGAACTTCCCCTGCTAAAAAAGAATCAATTTCTTCCCGATTTTACTTCCTTCCCAGATAGTGTATTAAAACGAACTAAATTAATTTTTATCAATTATCCCAACAATCCTACCGGAGCTACTGTAGACCATAGGTTTTTTCGAGAAATAGTTCATTTAGCCCATGACTACGATTTTGTTATTGCTCACGATTTGGCTTATTCTGAGGTGAGCTACGACGGTTATAATGCCCCGTCAATTTTCGAAGTTGATGGTGCCCGAGAAGTAGCTGTTGAATTCCATTCTCTTTCTAAAACCTTTAATATGACTGGTTGGAGAGTTGGGTTTGCAGTCGGCAATGAAAAGTTAATCGAGGCTTTAGGTCGGGTGAAAACTAATATAGATTCGGGAATTTTTAACGCTATACAGTGGTCGGGCGTGGAAGCTTTGGGGAGAACTCAGGAAGTATTGGATTGGATTCACCCAATTTATACCCGCCGTCGCAATCTGGTGTTTGAAGCATTGCAAGCTTGTGGATTTGAAGTTGAGAAACCCCGAGCCAGCTTTTATATCTGGGTACCGGTTCCGACTGGGTATACGTCAATGAGTTTTGCTGAACATCTTTTAGAAAGAACCGGTGTGGTGGTGACTCCAGGTACCGGTTTTGGTCAATATGGAGAAGGATATATTCGAATTTCCTTAACCAGCCCGGAAGAAATTTTGGCAAAAGCAATGGAAAAAATTCAAAATGAGCTATAA